The following proteins are encoded in a genomic region of Gammaproteobacteria bacterium:
- a CDS encoding SAM-dependent DNA methyltransferase, translated as MNHQLRRKLDHITDILWAGGVTNPVTYIEQISYLIFLKLLDEEESDRELRARLGATGGNAALLYPAQSERYRWSNWRFKSGTDLRDFIRDEVFPYMASLAKDEPEVAEYFRDAVLEIVDPNVLKQVIDELDGFEFRKLGPDVKGDIFEYLLVHLGSSSLNGQFRTPRQIRAFMVEMVDPDIGDSMFDPAMGTAGFLIDAVDYLLAKYSDHISEYPIYGEDWLEKKGKSLAELKAEIPRLQTYRKGAGEKIPDWSLLEASVYGTDVSRQMLRISMMNLVLHGIRHAKLKRANSLSDMGGLTEDDLRRRYKVILANPPFAGQLPKDSIRADLPTNSKKSELLFMSLMMQHLAPGGRCAVVVPEGLLFGSTGAHVELRKKLVHDFDLLAVVSLPAGVFKPYAGVKTAVLVFRKPASEAAKRLDKVWFYEVRNDGYDPDKISGGGRVETPEKNDIPDLLAQWKAYKASGYTIPPGLEANTLLAHGSKEPTCWWTTREKLAEGDYNLGAGQWKPRVAEKTSDLDPSELVAEVLGDYRKVVAGLEKLLEELPR; from the coding sequence ATGAATCACCAATTACGCCGCAAGCTCGATCACATCACCGACATCCTCTGGGCAGGCGGTGTGACGAACCCGGTCACCTACATCGAACAGATCTCCTACCTCATCTTCCTGAAGCTGCTAGACGAAGAGGAGTCCGACCGCGAGCTGCGCGCTCGCCTTGGTGCCACCGGCGGCAACGCCGCGCTACTTTATCCCGCACAGTCCGAGCGCTACCGTTGGAGTAACTGGCGCTTTAAGAGCGGTACCGACCTGCGCGACTTCATCCGCGACGAAGTCTTCCCTTACATGGCTTCGCTGGCTAAAGACGAGCCCGAGGTGGCGGAATACTTCCGCGACGCGGTCTTGGAAATCGTCGACCCCAACGTGCTGAAGCAGGTGATCGACGAGTTGGACGGATTCGAATTCCGCAAGCTTGGCCCGGATGTGAAGGGTGACATCTTCGAATACCTGTTGGTGCACTTGGGCTCCAGTTCGCTCAACGGACAGTTCCGCACGCCGCGTCAGATCCGTGCATTTATGGTCGAGATGGTTGACCCGGACATCGGCGATTCGATGTTCGACCCTGCGATGGGCACTGCCGGTTTCCTGATCGATGCTGTGGACTACCTGCTGGCCAAATATTCTGATCACATCAGCGAATACCCCATCTATGGCGAGGACTGGCTAGAGAAGAAGGGTAAGTCGCTGGCTGAGCTGAAGGCTGAAATCCCACGCCTGCAAACCTACCGCAAGGGCGCGGGCGAAAAAATTCCGGATTGGAGCCTGCTCGAAGCATCGGTGTACGGCACCGATGTGTCGCGCCAGATGTTGCGCATCAGCATGATGAACCTCGTGCTGCACGGCATCCGCCACGCCAAGCTCAAGCGCGCCAACTCGCTCTCCGACATGGGCGGCCTGACCGAGGACGATCTGCGGCGCCGCTACAAAGTCATCTTGGCCAACCCGCCCTTCGCAGGCCAATTGCCCAAGGACTCCATCCGCGCCGACTTGCCCACCAACAGCAAGAAAAGCGAACTGCTGTTCATGTCACTGATGATGCAGCACCTTGCGCCCGGTGGCCGCTGTGCGGTGGTAGTGCCCGAAGGGCTGTTATTCGGCTCCACCGGGGCGCACGTGGAACTGCGTAAAAAGCTGGTTCACGACTTCGACCTGCTGGCCGTCGTCAGCCTGCCAGCTGGCGTCTTCAAGCCTTACGCCGGAGTAAAGACCGCCGTGCTGGTGTTCCGCAAACCAGCCTCCGAAGCCGCCAAGCGCCTGGACAAGGTCTGGTTTTACGAGGTGCGCAATGACGGTTACGACCCGGACAAGATTTCCGGTGGCGGCCGCGTGGAAACGCCTGAAAAGAATGATATTCCCGACCTGCTCGCGCAGTGGAAGGCTTACAAGGCCAGTGGCTACACCATCCCGCCGGGGCTGGAGGCCAACACCCTGCTGGCACACGGCAGTAAGGAGCCCACCTGCTGGTGGACCACCCGCGAGAAGCTGGCCGAGGGCGACTACAACCTGGGTGCCGGTCAATGGAAACCACGCGTCGCGGAAAAGACCAGCGATTTAGATCCTAGTGAGCTGGTTGCCGAGGTGCTGGGTGACTACCGCAAGGTGGTAGCAGGGTTGGAGAAGTTGCTGGAGGAGTTGCCACGATGA
- a CDS encoding DEAD/DEAH box helicase family protein, protein MNAQNKETDARILIDDQLRAAGWNPADKSQVLTEVKVAGGHFVAELGAQPTVFSTSDGDAIPTGRADYVLLDERGRPLAIIEAKKQAIQPYTAKQQALPYAKQIGAPFIFLTNGELIYFWDYQNDDARIVNSFFSRRDLERLVHMRAERKPLATVPIPDTYMRQGETRSLRPYQKEAMQALDRTVELGKRRFLIELPTGCGKTDLIALYLKRLVQAGQAERVLFLVDRDQLAKQAIEAIQDLLPGYSSYWLKPGMVRQEKQVTVCLLQTMIGRYHEFTSGYFDVVVMDECHRSIYGAWQAALSHFDALHIGLTATPAIYIERNTFQFYHCKDDTPDYSYPIQEAFKEGFLVPYKFATGITTLVSEGAKVDEEHYDPAEFERKWTNEASNRLMMEEFDRLAWQSYKELAPGQKNGPGKSVVFAITKHHAARLAQYLNDLHPEHKGRYAEVITSDVANADDLIRRFKQEDLPMVAVSVGMLDTGFDCREVLHLVMCRRVRSPILYQQMRGRGTRTAPHIGKEKFVIYDFFRNHEYFNDSDTDIFSGSSGGGYAPKPKQPGGKTPRELIELGLEDEWLDAVHYIEVGPDGERVDKRDYVTDWETTVQQEAEADPIIAKVKAGDALSEEEEAQLAQRLNQPQRYFNEDNLRRAYRNPGGNLVDFIRAALGMLKIKSREERVEDNFRAWLVAKNLTPEQAQYLALLKNRGLVKGKVSLDDLFAPPLSILNAANIGIELFGEQGLRNVMDEINQSVLVA, encoded by the coding sequence TTGAACGCCCAGAACAAAGAAACCGACGCACGCATCCTGATCGACGATCAGCTGCGCGCTGCCGGCTGGAATCCGGCAGACAAGTCCCAGGTGCTCACCGAGGTCAAAGTCGCAGGCGGTCATTTCGTGGCCGAGCTGGGGGCGCAACCCACTGTTTTCAGCACGTCGGATGGCGACGCCATTCCTACAGGCCGTGCCGACTATGTCTTGCTGGACGAGCGTGGTCGCCCGTTGGCCATCATTGAGGCCAAAAAGCAGGCCATTCAGCCCTACACCGCCAAGCAGCAAGCGCTGCCCTACGCCAAGCAAATCGGTGCGCCGTTCATTTTCCTCACCAACGGCGAACTGATCTATTTCTGGGACTACCAGAACGACGATGCCCGCATCGTCAACTCCTTCTTCTCCCGGCGCGACCTGGAGCGTTTGGTTCACATGCGTGCCGAACGCAAGCCACTGGCCACGGTGCCGATCCCGGACACCTACATGCGCCAGGGTGAGACGCGCTCCCTGCGCCCCTACCAGAAGGAGGCCATGCAGGCGCTTGACCGCACGGTTGAACTGGGCAAGCGTCGCTTCCTGATCGAGTTGCCCACTGGTTGCGGCAAGACCGATCTGATCGCGCTTTACCTCAAGCGCCTCGTGCAGGCTGGGCAGGCCGAGCGCGTCCTGTTCCTGGTCGACCGCGATCAGCTTGCCAAGCAGGCCATCGAGGCCATTCAGGATTTGCTCCCCGGCTATTCCAGCTATTGGCTCAAGCCCGGAATGGTCCGGCAGGAAAAGCAGGTTACCGTGTGCCTGCTGCAAACCATGATTGGCCGCTATCACGAGTTCACCAGCGGCTACTTTGATGTGGTCGTGATGGACGAATGCCACCGTTCCATCTACGGCGCGTGGCAGGCTGCGCTTTCGCACTTCGATGCACTGCACATCGGCCTCACCGCCACCCCGGCCATTTACATCGAGCGCAACACGTTCCAGTTCTATCACTGCAAGGACGACACGCCAGACTACTCCTACCCGATCCAGGAGGCCTTCAAGGAAGGCTTTCTCGTGCCCTACAAATTCGCCACCGGCATCACCACCTTGGTGTCCGAAGGCGCCAAGGTCGATGAGGAGCACTACGATCCAGCCGAGTTCGAGCGCAAGTGGACCAACGAGGCCAGCAACAGGCTGATGATGGAGGAGTTCGACCGACTGGCCTGGCAGAGCTACAAGGAGTTGGCGCCGGGACAAAAGAACGGTCCTGGTAAGTCGGTAGTGTTTGCGATCACCAAGCACCACGCGGCACGGCTGGCGCAATACCTGAATGACCTGCATCCCGAGCACAAGGGTCGCTACGCCGAGGTCATCACTTCTGACGTGGCCAATGCAGACGACCTGATCCGCCGCTTCAAACAGGAAGATCTGCCCATGGTCGCAGTCAGCGTGGGCATGCTCGACACGGGCTTTGATTGCCGCGAGGTGCTGCATCTTGTGATGTGCCGCCGAGTGCGTAGCCCCATCCTCTATCAACAGATGCGTGGGCGTGGCACACGTACAGCACCGCACATCGGCAAAGAGAAGTTCGTCATTTACGACTTCTTCCGCAACCACGAGTATTTCAACGACTCGGACACCGACATCTTCTCCGGCAGCAGTGGCGGTGGTTACGCACCCAAGCCCAAACAACCGGGTGGCAAGACGCCGCGGGAGCTGATTGAGCTTGGCCTAGAAGACGAATGGCTGGACGCAGTCCACTACATCGAGGTGGGTCCGGACGGCGAGCGCGTCGACAAGCGCGATTACGTGACAGATTGGGAAACCACCGTCCAGCAGGAGGCGGAGGCCGATCCCATCATCGCCAAGGTCAAAGCGGGCGATGCGCTGTCGGAAGAAGAAGAGGCTCAACTCGCCCAGCGCCTGAACCAACCGCAGCGTTACTTCAATGAAGACAACCTGCGCCGGGCCTACCGCAACCCGGGTGGCAACTTGGTGGACTTCATCCGCGCCGCGCTGGGCATGCTCAAGATCAAGAGCCGCGAGGAGCGCGTGGAGGATAACTTCCGCGCTTGGCTCGTGGCCAAGAACCTTACCCCCGAGCAGGCGCAATATCTTGCGCTGCTCAAGAACCGTGGCTTGGTGAAAGGCAAGGTTTCGCTCGACGACCTGTTCGCCCCGCCGCTGTCCATTCTCAACGCCGCCAACATCGGCATCGAACTGTTTGGCGAGCAGGGTCTGCGCAACGTGATGGACGAGATCAACCAATCCGTCCTGGTGGCGTAG
- a CDS encoding sigma 54-interacting transcriptional regulator, with translation MAILLAWLGNADLRAGEAGGSDEQGPILGALQAFPFDALHLLSDHSIQKTRAYAQWVGRQSSVPVTSHQAKLTSPTSFEEIFRAAVGVIEEVKRASPFGDLVFHLSPGTPAMAAIWLLLAKTRYAAKLIESSREHGVKEVSIPFELSAEFVPVADKQADEALTRLMMGVPPESPAFTAIVHRCAAMKRTVAMAHRLAVRDVPVLIQGESGTGKELFARAIHQASPRNAKPFVAVNCGAIPQELVDAELFGHEKGAFTGATAARAGYFESADGGTLFLDEIGELPLASQVRLLRVLQEREVTRVGATRAKPIDIRVIAATNRVLPDEIREGRFREDLFHRLAVGVLLLPPLRQREGDLNMLIDSMLASINAEAASQPGYKHKKLDVSARNLLIQHSWPGNVRELHNTLLRASIWAVGDKITTQDVAESLAVTVAPKADTILGRPLDQAISLPDIIGDVARHYLERAMAQTHGNKSEAARILGIGSYQTLSNWLQKYGVG, from the coding sequence ATGGCAATTTTGCTGGCTTGGCTAGGCAATGCTGACCTGCGCGCTGGGGAGGCCGGAGGCTCCGATGAGCAAGGGCCCATCTTGGGCGCGCTCCAGGCGTTCCCCTTTGATGCATTGCACCTGCTGTCCGATCACAGCATCCAGAAGACCCGTGCGTACGCCCAGTGGGTTGGACGGCAGTCGTCAGTGCCGGTGACGTCACATCAAGCCAAGCTCACCAGTCCAACCAGTTTTGAAGAGATCTTCCGTGCTGCCGTCGGCGTGATCGAGGAAGTCAAGCGTGCTTCACCTTTTGGCGACCTAGTGTTTCATCTGAGCCCAGGCACTCCGGCCATGGCAGCCATCTGGCTGCTGCTTGCCAAGACTCGGTACGCTGCAAAACTGATCGAGTCTTCGCGGGAGCACGGTGTCAAAGAGGTCAGCATTCCCTTTGAGTTGTCGGCCGAGTTTGTGCCTGTTGCTGACAAGCAGGCAGATGAGGCTCTGACTCGCCTGATGATGGGCGTGCCGCCCGAAAGTCCAGCTTTCACTGCAATCGTCCACCGCTGCGCTGCAATGAAACGCACCGTGGCGATGGCGCATCGCTTGGCGGTTCGCGATGTGCCCGTGCTCATCCAGGGCGAATCCGGAACCGGAAAAGAGTTGTTCGCGCGCGCTATCCATCAGGCCAGTCCACGCAACGCAAAGCCGTTCGTCGCAGTCAACTGTGGCGCTATCCCTCAAGAACTGGTTGATGCAGAACTGTTCGGCCATGAGAAGGGCGCATTCACCGGCGCTACCGCAGCTCGGGCTGGTTACTTCGAGTCGGCCGATGGCGGCACCCTGTTCCTCGATGAGATCGGCGAACTGCCGCTGGCATCTCAAGTCAGGCTGCTGCGGGTCTTGCAGGAGCGTGAAGTTACCCGTGTCGGCGCCACACGGGCCAAGCCCATCGATATCCGCGTTATCGCCGCCACGAATCGAGTCCTGCCCGATGAGATCAGGGAGGGTCGATTCCGGGAAGACCTTTTCCACCGCTTAGCCGTAGGGGTGCTGCTCCTGCCCCCTCTGCGCCAGCGTGAGGGTGATCTCAACATGCTGATCGACTCGATGCTGGCCTCCATCAATGCCGAGGCTGCGTCGCAGCCGGGTTACAAGCACAAGAAATTAGATGTTTCCGCAAGAAACCTTCTGATTCAGCACTCTTGGCCTGGTAACGTTCGGGAACTCCACAACACACTGCTGCGTGCCAGCATTTGGGCCGTGGGCGACAAGATCACCACGCAGGACGTGGCCGAGTCTTTGGCTGTAACGGTCGCTCCAAAGGCTGACACCATCCTCGGCCGCCCTCTGGATCAGGCGATTTCACTGCCGGACATCATTGGAGACGTCGCGCGCCACTACCTTGAGCGCGCCATGGCTCAGACGCACGGCAATAAGTCCGAGGCCGCCCGAATCCTTGGGATTGGCAGCTATCAGACCCTTAGTAACTGGCTTCAGAAATACGGAGTTGGCTAG
- a CDS encoding DUF3489 domain-containing protein, producing the protein MLKLSPAQSLLLRTAARRPDGRVIPPDTLRGGARVKVLTSLLQRGWIEPADSGHVMTDAGYAAIGQQRPMPPDDVQPMDATDDFQVLEGIPIRPGTKLAALVMALRRPQGATSLQLMLATGWQQHTVRGAISGMLRKKLGLNVVLAHNESGERVYRVV; encoded by the coding sequence CTGCTCAAACTCTCCCCGGCCCAAAGCCTGCTGCTCCGCACTGCCGCCCGCCGTCCTGATGGGCGAGTGATCCCGCCCGACACGCTGCGCGGCGGCGCACGGGTCAAGGTGCTGACCTCACTGCTGCAGCGCGGGTGGATCGAGCCTGCCGACAGCGGCCACGTCATGACCGACGCGGGCTACGCGGCCATCGGCCAGCAACGGCCCATGCCGCCGGATGACGTCCAGCCGATGGACGCCACCGACGACTTCCAAGTTCTGGAGGGCATCCCAATCCGCCCTGGCACCAAGCTGGCCGCACTGGTGATGGCGCTACGCCGCCCGCAAGGCGCGACCAGTCTCCAACTGATGCTGGCCACCGGCTGGCAACAACACACCGTGCGCGGAGCCATCTCCGGGATGCTGCGCAAGAAGCTGGGCCTGAACGTGGTCTTGGCGCACAATGAATCCGGCGAACGGGTGTACAGGGTGGTTTGA
- a CDS encoding helix-turn-helix domain-containing protein: MHLTPQQLAARWQISEKTLERWRRRGTGPHFLRVVGRVLYPLEAVQACEAQGLVARPCQEARS, encoded by the coding sequence ATGCATCTCACCCCGCAACAGCTCGCGGCCCGCTGGCAGATCAGCGAGAAGACCTTGGAGCGCTGGCGCCGCCGGGGGACTGGACCGCACTTCCTGCGCGTCGTCGGCCGCGTGCTGTATCCGCTCGAAGCCGTCCAGGCGTGTGAAGCCCAAGGGCTCGTCGCGCGGCCGTGTCAGGAAGCCCGTTCGTGA